The Pseudomonas sp. R4-35-07 genome contains a region encoding:
- a CDS encoding chemotaxis protein CheA has protein sequence MSINLDQAQQTFIVEARELLQAMEQSLLQLESEPGDQDAIGAIFRAAHTIKGSAGLFGLASIVGFTHIVEDVLDRLRDGSVAVDSALIALLLKCGDHMLELIDVVASRGEAPTPAALERGEVLREALSAYQPLQTATARVETAAVDDATADAVLWHISLRFGVDVFRNGMDPLSFLRYLDTLGTLLQVTTLTDGIPAVDSWDPESCYLGFEIDLRSTASHATLNEVFDFVRDDCEVSISAVDDPVDTPACPATEVAPRAEFAPPAQQRVAAAGEKNRDGNYVRVNADKLDELINLVGELVIASAGASLLARSCNNDPLQEATSTVSGLVEEILDGALHLRMIPIGDTFNRFRRVVRDVSQELGKDIDLIISGAETELDKTVVEKIGDPLMHLLRNAMDHGIESAEARRAAGKLTRGHLSLNAYHDSGSIVIEIADDGAGLNRERILAKAQERGLVASGAVLTDQEIYNLIFEAGFSTAEAVTNLSGRGVGMDVVKRNITLLRGTVDLDSRPGQGTVVRIRLPLTLAIINGFLVGIDQSTYVIPLDMVQECIELDDHQRHSSRDQGYLDLRGEVLPLVDLRHHFSHEGPAARRQNVVVVRYAEHKAGLVVDDLLGEFQTVIKPLGKLFGALRGISGSTILGSGAVALILDIPALLNQIVQLEARTAQAPQSPPVAAR, from the coding sequence GTGAGCATCAATCTCGATCAGGCACAGCAGACATTCATCGTCGAGGCACGCGAACTGTTGCAGGCCATGGAGCAATCCCTGCTGCAACTGGAAAGCGAGCCCGGCGATCAGGATGCCATCGGCGCGATATTCCGCGCCGCGCACACCATCAAGGGGTCGGCGGGCCTGTTCGGTCTGGCGTCAATCGTGGGGTTCACGCATATCGTCGAAGATGTGCTCGACCGCCTGCGCGACGGCAGTGTAGCGGTGGACTCCGCATTGATCGCGCTGCTGCTCAAGTGCGGCGACCACATGCTCGAACTGATCGATGTGGTCGCCAGCCGCGGTGAGGCGCCCACGCCTGCCGCGCTGGAGCGCGGTGAGGTATTGCGCGAGGCGCTGAGTGCCTATCAGCCGCTGCAGACCGCGACTGCCCGCGTCGAAACCGCGGCGGTGGACGACGCCACGGCGGACGCAGTGCTTTGGCATATTTCCCTGCGCTTCGGCGTGGATGTCTTTCGCAACGGCATGGACCCGTTGTCCTTCCTGCGCTACCTCGACACCCTGGGCACGCTGTTGCAGGTCACCACCCTGACCGACGGCATTCCGGCCGTGGACAGCTGGGACCCGGAAAGCTGCTACCTGGGGTTCGAAATCGACCTGCGCTCGACGGCCAGCCACGCCACCCTCAACGAAGTGTTCGACTTTGTGCGTGACGACTGTGAAGTCAGCATCAGCGCCGTCGACGACCCCGTCGACACCCCTGCCTGCCCCGCGACCGAGGTGGCCCCCCGCGCTGAATTTGCCCCGCCCGCGCAGCAGCGCGTGGCGGCGGCCGGCGAAAAAAACCGGGATGGCAATTACGTGCGGGTCAACGCCGACAAGCTCGACGAACTGATCAACCTGGTCGGCGAGCTGGTTATCGCCAGCGCCGGCGCGAGCCTGCTGGCCCGCTCCTGTAATAACGACCCGCTGCAAGAGGCCACCTCGACGGTATCGGGGCTGGTGGAAGAGATACTCGATGGCGCCCTGCACTTGCGCATGATCCCCATCGGCGACACGTTCAACCGCTTTCGCCGCGTGGTGCGCGATGTCAGCCAGGAATTGGGCAAGGACATCGACCTGATCATCAGCGGCGCGGAAACCGAACTGGACAAGACGGTGGTCGAGAAGATCGGCGACCCGCTGATGCACCTGCTGCGCAACGCCATGGACCATGGTATCGAAAGCGCCGAGGCGCGGCGCGCGGCCGGCAAGTTGACCAGAGGCCACCTGAGCCTCAATGCCTATCATGACTCGGGCAGCATCGTCATCGAAATCGCCGACGACGGCGCCGGGCTCAACCGCGAACGTATCCTGGCAAAGGCCCAGGAACGCGGGCTGGTGGCCAGCGGCGCGGTGCTCACCGACCAGGAGATCTACAACCTGATCTTCGAAGCCGGTTTCTCGACCGCCGAGGCGGTGACCAATCTGTCCGGGCGTGGTGTTGGCATGGACGTGGTCAAGCGCAATATCACGTTGTTGCGCGGCACCGTCGACCTGGACAGCCGTCCCGGCCAGGGCACCGTGGTGCGCATTCGCTTGCCGCTGACCCTGGCGATCATCAATGGCTTTTTGGTCGGCATCGACCAATCCACCTACGTGATTCCGCTGGACATGGTTCAGGAATGCATCGAACTGGATGATCACCAGCGCCATTCCAGCCGCGACCAGGGGTATCTGGACCTGCGTGGCGAAGTGTTGCCGCTGGTGGACCTGCGCCATCACTTCAGCCACGAAGGCCCGGCCGCCCGCCGCCAGAATGTGGTGGTGGTGCGTTACGCCGAGCACAAGGCCGGGCTGGTGGTGGATGACCTGCTCGGTGAGTTCCAGACCGTGATCAAACCCCTGGGCAAGCTGTTCGGCGCACTGCGCGGCATCAGCGGTTCGACCATCTTGGGCAGCGGCGCAGTGGCCCTGATCCTGGATATACCGGCACTGCTCAACCAAATCGTACAACTGGAAGCTCGCACGGCCCAGGCGCCTCAGTCGCCCCCGGTCGCTGCTCGCTGA
- a CDS encoding serine hydrolase domain-containing protein — protein MQARIDAALHSAIEDKRLVGAVVLVARRGEITYRNTVGLADREAGLPMRTDALFRLSSVTKPITSAAALALVAQGRIGLDDPVARWLPEFQPSLVDGSRASITVRHLLSHTAGLGYGFLEAKGGGAYARAGVCDGLENAPLTLEENIRRLATAPLLYRPGADWGYSIATDVLGALIARVCDSSLADAINQLVCEPLGLSDTRFNVVDTSRLTAAYLNADPAPRRMKGVEVIEVFENTAGIRMDADRALDDSAYPSGGSGMIGSAGEFLKLLETLRQGGGALMPANLAKEMGTVQTGDLELANWPGRGFGLGFTVLTDPQAAQVPESAGTWRLGGAFGHSWFVDPAQQLSVVAFTNTAFEGMFGQFTVDLCNAVYGV, from the coding sequence ATGCAGGCGCGAATCGACGCGGCACTGCACAGCGCCATCGAAGACAAGCGCCTGGTGGGGGCCGTCGTGCTGGTCGCCCGTCGCGGCGAAATCACCTATCGCAACACCGTGGGGCTGGCTGATCGAGAGGCCGGTTTACCAATGCGCACCGACGCCTTGTTCCGTCTCTCCTCAGTCACCAAACCGATTACCTCCGCCGCCGCGCTGGCCTTGGTTGCCCAAGGCCGCATTGGCCTGGACGACCCCGTCGCCCGCTGGCTACCGGAATTTCAGCCATCCCTGGTGGACGGTTCCCGCGCGTCGATCACCGTACGCCATTTGCTCAGCCATACAGCCGGCCTGGGTTACGGCTTCCTCGAAGCCAAAGGTGGCGGCGCCTATGCGCGTGCTGGTGTGTGTGACGGGCTGGAAAACGCGCCGCTGACGCTGGAAGAAAACATCCGGCGACTGGCGACCGCGCCGCTGCTGTACCGTCCTGGCGCCGACTGGGGGTATTCGATAGCCACCGATGTGTTGGGCGCACTCATTGCCAGGGTGTGTGACAGCAGCCTGGCCGACGCGATCAACCAATTGGTGTGCGAGCCGCTCGGCCTGTCCGATACCCGTTTCAACGTGGTCGACACGTCTCGCCTGACGGCCGCCTATCTCAATGCGGATCCTGCCCCACGACGCATGAAGGGCGTTGAAGTGATCGAGGTTTTCGAGAACACCGCGGGCATCCGCATGGACGCGGACCGTGCCCTTGACGACAGCGCCTACCCTTCAGGCGGCTCCGGCATGATCGGCTCCGCCGGGGAATTCCTGAAGCTGCTCGAAACCCTGCGCCAGGGGGGTGGCGCGCTTATGCCAGCGAACCTGGCCAAGGAAATGGGGACCGTCCAGACCGGCGATTTGGAACTGGCCAATTGGCCAGGACGCGGTTTCGGCCTGGGGTTCACCGTACTGACCGATCCGCAAGCAGCGCAGGTGCCGGAGTCAGCGGGCACCTGGCGCCTGGGAGGAGCGTTTGGTCATTCCTGGTTCGTCGACCCGGCACAGCAGCTGTCCGTGGTGGCGTTCACCAATACCGCCTTCGAAGGCATGTTCGGCCAATTCACCGTTGATCTGTGCAACGCCGTCTATGGCGTTTGA
- a CDS encoding response regulator, whose protein sequence is MAKNVLVVDDSSSVRQVVGIALKSAGYDVIEASDGRDALSKLNGQKVHLIISDVNMPNMDGITFVKEVKKLANYKFTPIIMLTTESQESKKAEGQAAGAKAWVVKPFQPAQMLAAVSKLILP, encoded by the coding sequence ATGGCGAAGAATGTACTAGTGGTCGACGACTCCAGCAGCGTGCGGCAAGTGGTCGGCATTGCCTTGAAAAGCGCCGGTTACGACGTGATCGAGGCCAGCGACGGCAGGGATGCCCTGAGCAAGCTCAACGGGCAGAAAGTGCACCTGATCATCAGCGACGTGAACATGCCCAACATGGACGGCATCACCTTCGTCAAGGAGGTCAAGAAGCTGGCCAACTATAAGTTCACCCCGATCATCATGTTGACCACCGAGTCCCAGGAATCGAAAAAGGCCGAAGGCCAGGCTGCTGGCGCCAAGGCGTGGGTGGTCAAGCCGTTCCAGCCGGCGCAAATGCTGGCAGCTGTATCCAAACTGATCCTGCCCTGA
- a CDS encoding lipid asymmetry maintenance protein MlaB yields MPITCETLDDTARVGVDGELTIYTVAELASALLPQTGATPRLELDLSQVTEMDGAGLQLLAVIQREAGIAGTALSVTGQSQAVTQALELCRNAAL; encoded by the coding sequence ATGCCGATAACGTGCGAAACACTCGACGACACCGCCCGCGTGGGCGTTGACGGCGAACTCACGATTTACACCGTGGCCGAACTGGCGAGCGCGTTGCTGCCGCAAACGGGCGCGACGCCTCGCCTGGAGCTGGACCTGTCACAGGTCACCGAGATGGATGGCGCCGGCTTGCAGTTGCTCGCGGTCATCCAGCGTGAAGCCGGCATTGCCGGCACCGCCTTGAGCGTGACCGGCCAGAGCCAGGCGGTCACCCAGGCGCTTGAACTGTGTCGCAACGCCGCGTTGTAG
- a CDS encoding Nramp family divalent metal transporter, with the protein MTSIRSVEGQAAAPAQNRFSRILKLLGPGIIAVLSWLGAGDLITSSVAGANYGYAMMWVLAVSLLLRYLIVNIIARFQLCNNQGMTILQGYAQLNPFFAWFMLVYALLMGHLMNAYMIKGAGESLAMLFKSDQPLLCSLAVVLAVWMLVGRNIYSMIEGVMKVLLAIMTLAFIALAVMSGPDVVGIVKGTIGFSIPPDEGVHGALLVAVSVIGAVAGSIANFVHPYVMRQKGWVGPQHKRVQRNDLLFAVFVGIVINLAIWIVGAEILRPNGIEVKTLSDLGKALEMFFGPVGWYVFFIGVFATLFASISGKTTAFPMLITDAFQHVRPERREKFGKEFHHDPMHKWFMLFILVTPLIWSLPGMPDFVTLTIGVSALNIIGLPVISLGLLIMSNQKSLLDKQYRNNLFENIALLFATGLALWVAFQLSVDLFT; encoded by the coding sequence ATGACGAGCATTCGTTCCGTCGAAGGCCAGGCTGCGGCGCCCGCGCAAAATCGATTTTCCCGAATACTCAAACTGCTGGGCCCCGGAATCATCGCGGTACTGTCATGGCTGGGCGCAGGTGACCTGATCACGTCGTCCGTGGCCGGTGCCAATTACGGTTACGCCATGATGTGGGTACTGGCGGTCTCGCTGCTCCTGAGATACCTGATCGTAAACATCATCGCGCGCTTCCAGTTGTGCAATAACCAGGGCATGACCATTCTGCAGGGCTATGCCCAACTGAATCCCTTTTTTGCCTGGTTCATGCTCGTGTACGCCCTGTTGATGGGGCACTTGATGAACGCCTACATGATCAAAGGGGCGGGTGAGTCGCTGGCAATGCTGTTCAAAAGCGACCAGCCACTGCTGTGTTCATTGGCGGTGGTACTCGCGGTGTGGATGCTGGTGGGGCGTAATATCTATTCGATGATCGAAGGCGTGATGAAAGTGCTGTTGGCGATCATGACCCTGGCCTTCATTGCCTTGGCCGTGATGTCCGGTCCTGATGTGGTCGGCATCGTCAAGGGCACCATCGGCTTCAGCATCCCGCCGGACGAAGGCGTGCATGGCGCGCTGCTGGTGGCGGTATCGGTTATCGGCGCGGTTGCAGGCTCCATCGCCAACTTCGTGCATCCGTATGTCATGCGCCAAAAGGGCTGGGTCGGGCCGCAGCACAAGCGTGTTCAACGCAACGATCTGCTGTTTGCAGTGTTCGTCGGGATCGTCATCAACCTGGCCATCTGGATCGTCGGCGCGGAAATCCTGCGGCCCAACGGCATCGAGGTGAAGACCTTGAGCGATCTGGGCAAGGCCCTGGAAATGTTCTTCGGCCCGGTGGGTTGGTATGTGTTCTTCATCGGCGTGTTCGCCACCTTGTTTGCCAGCATTTCCGGCAAGACCACCGCGTTCCCGATGCTGATTACCGATGCCTTCCAGCACGTTCGTCCTGAACGTCGCGAAAAGTTCGGCAAGGAGTTTCATCATGACCCGATGCATAAGTGGTTCATGCTGTTCATCCTGGTGACGCCGTTGATCTGGTCGCTGCCAGGCATGCCGGATTTCGTGACCCTGACCATTGGCGTCAGCGCGTTGAACATCATTGGCTTGCCGGTTATTTCCCTGGGCCTGCTGATCATGTCCAACCAGAAGTCGCTGCTGGACAAGCAATATCGCAACAACCTGTTTGAAAACATCGCGTTGCTCTTCGCTACAGGCCTTGCGCTGTGGGTTGCCTTCCAGTTGAGCGTCGATCTGTTTACCTGA
- a CDS encoding FAD-dependent oxidoreductase: MRDSVDVLICGAGAAGLTLAIDLARRGVNFALIEKRPSPFSGSRGKGIQPRTQEVFEDLGILDRVRAAGGIYPAIRKYAPDGSHADQPVTSVAEATPAEPYRLALMIPQFKTEAILRERLIELGHAPAFGVELTAMVVGTDGVNAVLAAPDGEQTLQARYLVGADGGRSFVRSTLGIGFAGKTLGVRAIVADVELAGLSRDVWHQFGDGGSGPLAICPLAGTDLFQIQAPVPLEGEVDLCAAALTERVALHTGRTDITVRSVAWSSTYSMNARLAERYREGPVFLVGDAAHVHPPTGGQGLNTSIQDAYNLGWKLAAVLAGAPETLLDTYEAERRPVAAEVLGLSTRLLAGFKTGDNRRPRETQQLDIGYPHSTLSLPPQAADSKLKPGDRAPDAIVRGASGSPTRLFNLFQGTHWTLLVNGPSNFAPRAGLHIHSVGPGLEIEDHLGQFARFYGLGEGCAVLVRPDGYLAGFFSKDQAAALGSYLVRYTHARPG, from the coding sequence ATGCGTGACTCTGTTGACGTCCTGATTTGTGGTGCCGGTGCCGCTGGCCTGACCCTGGCAATCGACTTGGCCCGGCGCGGGGTGAACTTTGCCCTCATCGAAAAGCGCCCCTCCCCCTTTTCGGGCTCGCGCGGCAAAGGCATACAGCCTCGCACCCAGGAGGTTTTCGAAGATCTCGGGATCCTGGACCGGGTCAGGGCCGCAGGGGGTATCTATCCGGCTATTCGCAAATACGCGCCCGATGGCAGTCACGCTGACCAGCCGGTAACGAGCGTTGCCGAGGCCACACCTGCAGAGCCGTACCGCCTTGCGTTGATGATTCCCCAGTTCAAGACCGAAGCGATCTTGCGCGAGCGCTTGATTGAACTGGGGCATGCCCCAGCGTTTGGGGTCGAGCTGACCGCAATGGTGGTCGGGACCGATGGGGTCAACGCCGTACTCGCAGCCCCGGATGGCGAGCAGACACTCCAGGCCCGATACCTGGTGGGCGCCGATGGTGGGCGCAGCTTCGTACGCAGTACCTTGGGGATTGGCTTTGCGGGCAAGACCCTGGGCGTGCGAGCGATCGTGGCCGATGTGGAATTGGCTGGACTGTCGCGCGACGTGTGGCACCAGTTTGGGGATGGGGGCTCAGGCCCATTGGCGATCTGTCCGTTGGCCGGTACCGACCTGTTCCAGATCCAGGCACCTGTTCCCCTGGAGGGCGAGGTTGACCTCTGCGCGGCGGCGCTGACCGAACGCGTTGCCCTGCACACCGGACGTACAGACATCACGGTCCGTTCAGTCGCCTGGTCCTCCACCTACAGCATGAATGCCAGGCTCGCCGAGCGTTACCGGGAGGGGCCGGTGTTCCTGGTCGGCGATGCGGCGCATGTCCATCCGCCAACGGGCGGCCAAGGGCTCAACACCAGCATCCAGGACGCCTACAACCTGGGCTGGAAGCTGGCCGCCGTATTGGCCGGCGCACCAGAGACGCTACTCGACACCTACGAAGCTGAGCGCCGGCCGGTGGCTGCGGAGGTGCTCGGCCTGTCCACCCGCCTGCTTGCAGGCTTCAAGACCGGTGATAACAGACGGCCCCGTGAAACACAGCAGCTGGATATCGGCTATCCGCACTCAACGTTGTCGCTCCCCCCGCAAGCTGCCGACAGCAAGCTCAAGCCAGGCGATCGTGCACCTGATGCCATCGTGCGAGGCGCAAGCGGCAGCCCAACGCGTTTGTTCAACCTGTTCCAAGGCACCCATTGGACCTTGCTGGTCAATGGCCCCTCGAACTTCGCGCCAAGGGCTGGCTTGCACATTCACAGCGTCGGGCCCGGGTTGGAGATCGAAGATCACCTGGGTCAGTTCGCCCGGTTCTACGGCCTCGGTGAAGGCTGCGCCGTGTTGGTCAGGCCGGATGGCTATCTGGCAGGGTTCTTTAGCAAAGATCAGGCGGCTGCGCTGGGTAGCTACCTGGTTCGCTACACACATGCGCGCCCAGGTTAG
- a CDS encoding MFS transporter codes for MKLFNPLFFIALGLFGVYTIEFGVIGILPVIIERYSVSASEAGYLVGLFALIIAVFGPFMVLLFSRYNRKRILTLSLFIFAGASALSAYAPTYGTLAILRIIPAFFHPVYFSLAFVAVVSLYPKEQATQATAKAFVGTSMGMVLGVPITTWIAARFSYEAAFLFCTAVNVIAGLGIIARLPDTFAGQRTPYGEQLAILRKPTLWLNILASTLIFGAMFSVYSYSAEYLSREVGMSGEVISAMLILFGVGGVAGNLLAGRLLSKNKTVTTLMHPIMLGASYLILHFFASPAILPMVLIVVLWGATHTSGLIVTQVWLTSEAPEAPEFVTGLYISFINLGVTLGATAGGWFLARMGMEGTIVSGLVFCALAAVVIMAKVLIYGARQPELAPEVQAIVH; via the coding sequence ATGAAACTGTTCAACCCGTTGTTTTTCATTGCCTTGGGCCTGTTCGGCGTCTATACCATCGAATTCGGCGTGATCGGTATTTTGCCGGTGATCATCGAACGCTACAGCGTCAGCGCGTCCGAGGCGGGTTACCTGGTAGGTTTGTTCGCTCTGATCATCGCGGTATTCGGTCCCTTCATGGTGCTGCTGTTCTCGCGCTACAACCGCAAGCGGATCCTGACCCTCTCGCTGTTCATTTTTGCCGGCGCCAGCGCCTTGTCGGCTTATGCGCCCACCTACGGAACACTCGCGATCCTGCGGATCATTCCCGCGTTCTTCCATCCGGTGTATTTCTCGCTGGCGTTTGTCGCGGTGGTCTCCCTCTATCCCAAAGAGCAAGCCACGCAGGCCACGGCCAAGGCGTTTGTCGGCACCAGCATGGGCATGGTACTCGGCGTCCCTATCACCACCTGGATCGCGGCACGTTTTTCCTACGAAGCGGCGTTCCTGTTCTGCACCGCCGTCAACGTCATCGCCGGCCTGGGCATCATTGCCCGGTTACCCGATACCTTCGCCGGCCAGCGGACGCCTTACGGTGAACAACTGGCCATCCTGCGCAAGCCTACGCTGTGGCTTAACATACTGGCTTCGACGCTGATATTCGGTGCGATGTTTTCGGTGTACTCCTACAGCGCCGAGTACCTGTCGCGCGAAGTCGGCATGAGCGGTGAAGTGATCAGCGCCATGTTGATCCTGTTCGGTGTAGGCGGTGTGGCCGGTAATTTGCTGGCAGGTCGCCTGCTGTCAAAGAACAAGACAGTGACCACGCTGATGCACCCGATCATGCTGGGAGCGTCGTACCTGATCCTCCACTTCTTTGCCAGCCCGGCCATTTTGCCAATGGTTCTGATCGTGGTTCTGTGGGGTGCAACCCATACCAGTGGACTGATCGTGACCCAGGTTTGGCTGACCTCCGAGGCCCCGGAAGCGCCAGAGTTTGTCACCGGTCTCTATATTTCATTCATCAATCTGGGCGTAACGCTCGGGGCAACGGCGGGCGGATGGTTCCTCGCGCGCATGGGCATGGAGGGAACCATCGTCAGTGGCCTGGTTTTCTGCGCGCTGGCAGCGGTGGTGATAATGGCCAAGGTACTGATATATGGAGCAAGGCAACCGGAACTTGCGCCGGAAGTCCAAGCGATTGTGCATTAG
- a CDS encoding MarR family winged helix-turn-helix transcriptional regulator produces the protein MTTKNKVQDTHISVQMKDLHRSLISILSVMNRPRNDERLIAEAGVHLDQALFRLLVVIERVGPIGVVDLAGRLGRDYTTISRQVSKLERMELVIRHENSEDRRMREAVVSEKGKAVTDKIDQARERLAREIFQDWAAEDITSLVRLMRQFAQALEQGTEVG, from the coding sequence ATGACTACGAAAAATAAAGTGCAAGATACACATATATCGGTGCAGATGAAGGATCTGCACCGGTCCTTGATCTCGATCTTGAGCGTGATGAACCGGCCTCGCAATGACGAGCGGCTGATCGCGGAAGCGGGCGTCCATCTGGATCAGGCGCTCTTTCGCCTGCTGGTGGTCATCGAGCGGGTAGGACCGATTGGCGTTGTGGATCTGGCAGGTCGCCTTGGCCGGGACTACACGACCATCAGCCGCCAGGTCTCCAAGCTTGAACGCATGGAGTTGGTAATTCGGCATGAGAACTCTGAAGATCGCCGGATGCGCGAGGCGGTGGTGTCTGAGAAAGGCAAGGCAGTCACCGACAAGATCGACCAGGCGCGTGAGCGCCTGGCCCGGGAAATTTTTCAGGACTGGGCTGCCGAAGACATCACCTCCCTGGTGCGCCTGATGCGTCAATTCGCGCAGGCCCTGGAGCAGGGCACAGAAGTTGGCTAG
- a CDS encoding methyl-accepting chemotaxis protein, with protein sequence MAQRQSSHIPLPGHPRFLWFAFIPVAPAVIWILLQSTSVASLAACAVVVLIGLGACAWSAGSQRDAVLRATAWALADQSGAQAAHSGMDSRAQLDEVLLGAMPIWAKQVESSRQQTEDAIVSLANRFTGIAARLQDTVQASQQAAGELDGKAADGALEVLARSDSELSQVINSLKATQTSRDQTLAQVRSLTAYTGELRTMAADVAAIAAQTNLLALNAAIEAARAGEAGRGFAVVADAVRSLSSKSSETGQQMSAKVDIINNAITQLVQAASSSADQDSNSVAASENSIQLVLERFQNITGRLADSADLLKQESHGIRDEMTEVLVNLQFQDRVSQILSHVRDNMHALHEHLMQTRQSPDQAVAVDARQWLARMEATYATDEQRRTHHGAASVQQNSQDITFF encoded by the coding sequence ATGGCCCAGCGTCAATCCAGCCACATCCCCCTTCCTGGTCATCCGCGCTTTCTTTGGTTCGCTTTCATCCCGGTGGCGCCCGCCGTTATATGGATCCTATTGCAGTCAACCTCTGTGGCCAGCCTGGCGGCCTGCGCGGTAGTGGTGCTGATCGGCCTCGGTGCGTGCGCCTGGAGCGCCGGTTCGCAGCGTGACGCAGTGCTGCGAGCCACCGCGTGGGCGCTGGCGGATCAGTCAGGCGCGCAAGCGGCGCATAGCGGCATGGACTCGCGGGCACAGCTCGATGAAGTGTTGCTGGGCGCCATGCCGATCTGGGCCAAGCAGGTGGAAAGCTCGCGCCAGCAGACCGAAGACGCAATTGTGAGCCTCGCCAACCGTTTTACCGGGATAGCCGCGCGATTGCAGGACACGGTACAAGCCTCGCAGCAGGCTGCCGGCGAACTGGACGGCAAGGCCGCCGACGGCGCGCTGGAGGTGCTGGCGCGCAGCGACAGCGAGCTGAGCCAGGTGATCAACTCACTCAAGGCCACTCAAACCAGCCGTGACCAGACGCTCGCCCAAGTACGCAGCCTGACCGCCTATACCGGCGAACTGCGCACCATGGCCGCCGATGTGGCCGCGATTGCCGCACAAACCAACCTGCTGGCGCTCAATGCGGCCATCGAGGCGGCGCGGGCCGGTGAAGCCGGTCGCGGCTTCGCGGTGGTGGCCGATGCGGTGCGCAGCCTGTCGAGCAAATCCAGCGAAACCGGCCAGCAGATGTCGGCCAAGGTCGACATCATCAATAACGCCATCACCCAGTTGGTGCAGGCCGCCTCCAGCAGTGCCGACCAGGACAGCAACTCGGTGGCCGCCTCTGAAAACAGCATTCAATTGGTGCTCGAACGCTTCCAGAACATCACCGGGCGCCTGGCCGACTCCGCCGACCTGCTCAAGCAGGAAAGCCACGGCATTCGTGATGAGATGACCGAAGTACTGGTCAACCTGCAATTCCAGGACCGGGTCAGCCAGATCCTCAGCCACGTGCGAGACAACATGCACGCCTTGCATGAGCACCTTATGCAGACCCGCCAGTCCCCGGACCAGGCCGTGGCCGTCGACGCCCGGCAGTGGCTGGCGCGCATGGAAGCGACCTACGCCACCGATGAACAACGGCGCACGCACCATGGCGCGGCGTCCGTGCAACAGAATTCTCAAGACATCACGTTTTTTTAA
- a CDS encoding LysR family transcriptional regulator: MDNLSGISVFVQVAETRSFVAAGRQLGVSSSAIGKSIARLEQRLGVRLFHRSTRSINLTAEGMLFLNRCRRVLNELEAAELELSNTSSEPRGTLRVSLPLAGQFLFTLLSSFAKRYPDIHLELDFSDRLVDVVEEGFDAVVRTGELNDSRLVARRLGAFRFLLVGAPTYFQNQGAPLDAGDLSNHDCLLYRVPSTGKLERWPLPDKAHNGAQDLRAVLISNNIDMLFNAAMEGRGIACLPEFAVKDALEAGALQAVLTEEVTRTIHFSVLWPPNRFITPKLRCFVDFISLHM, translated from the coding sequence GTGGACAACCTCAGCGGAATCTCGGTTTTCGTGCAGGTTGCCGAAACTCGCAGCTTTGTAGCCGCGGGCCGGCAATTGGGCGTGTCATCGTCGGCGATTGGCAAAAGCATCGCGCGCCTGGAACAGCGCCTGGGCGTCAGGCTGTTTCATCGCAGCACCCGCAGCATCAACCTGACGGCGGAGGGCATGCTGTTCCTGAACCGCTGCCGGCGCGTGCTCAATGAGCTGGAGGCGGCGGAACTTGAGCTGTCGAACACCAGCAGCGAGCCACGTGGCACGCTGCGCGTGAGCCTGCCCTTGGCCGGGCAGTTCTTGTTCACGTTGTTATCCAGCTTTGCCAAGCGATACCCGGACATTCATCTGGAACTGGATTTCAGCGACCGACTGGTGGATGTCGTGGAGGAGGGCTTTGATGCGGTGGTCAGGACCGGTGAGTTGAATGACTCCCGTCTAGTGGCGCGACGCTTGGGTGCTTTCCGTTTCCTGCTGGTGGGCGCCCCGACCTATTTCCAGAACCAGGGTGCGCCCCTGGATGCCGGCGACTTGAGCAACCATGACTGTTTGCTGTACCGGGTGCCATCCACCGGCAAGCTCGAGCGCTGGCCGCTACCGGACAAAGCTCACAACGGCGCGCAGGACCTGCGGGCCGTGCTGATCAGCAACAACATCGACATGCTCTTCAACGCCGCCATGGAGGGGCGAGGCATTGCATGCCTGCCGGAATTTGCCGTGAAGGATGCTCTGGAGGCTGGAGCATTGCAGGCCGTACTGACTGAAGAGGTCACCCGCACCATTCACTTCAGCGTGCTGTGGCCGCCAAACCGCTTCATCACGCCCAAGCTGCGCTGTTTTGTGGATTTCATCTCCTTGCATATGTGA